One genomic region from Hyalangium minutum encodes:
- a CDS encoding PspA/IM30 family protein: protein MWQRFKRAMRSFAGFFVSSIEDPELILEQNVRDLNDQVPKMNESIAMVRANVTLLEKENAKYQQDVRELTAKVKAAIQAGRDDLAGQYASRLQIEKQALERNEQQLQIARAAYEKAMNVKKIFMREKERKTQEAMNAIRDARRAKWQSKVADAMESFQVAGIDATHDEMLRKVQEGAAVNEARMQMALESVDHQALSIEEEAEKLQANELVKQFKMEMGLDSPAPVSDVGEPAAKTIGKKVEIK from the coding sequence ATGTGGCAACGGTTCAAGAGAGCAATGCGCAGCTTTGCGGGCTTCTTCGTCTCCTCCATCGAGGACCCGGAGCTCATCCTCGAGCAGAACGTGCGGGACCTGAATGATCAGGTGCCGAAGATGAACGAGTCCATCGCCATGGTGCGGGCGAACGTGACGCTGCTGGAGAAGGAGAACGCCAAGTACCAGCAGGACGTGCGCGAGCTCACCGCCAAGGTGAAGGCCGCCATCCAGGCGGGCCGGGATGATCTCGCCGGGCAGTACGCCTCGCGCCTGCAGATCGAGAAGCAGGCCCTCGAGCGCAACGAGCAGCAGCTGCAGATTGCTCGTGCCGCGTACGAGAAGGCGATGAACGTGAAGAAGATCTTCATGCGCGAGAAGGAGCGGAAGACCCAGGAGGCGATGAACGCCATCCGGGACGCCCGCCGCGCCAAGTGGCAGTCCAAGGTGGCGGACGCCATGGAGTCCTTCCAGGTGGCCGGCATCGACGCCACCCACGACGAGATGCTCCGCAAGGTCCAGGAGGGAGCGGCCGTCAACGAGGCGCGCATGCAGATGGCGCTCGAGTCGGTGGACCACCAGGCGCTCTCCATCGAGGAGGAGGCCGAGAAGCTGCAGGCCAACGAGCTGGTGAAGCAGTTCAAGATGGAGATGGGCCTGGACAGCCCCGCGCCGGTGTCGGACGTGGGCGAGCCTGCGGCGAAGACCATCGGCAAGAAGGTGGAGATCAAGTAG
- a CDS encoding ABC transporter substrate-binding protein codes for MKLHRGPGLFLFLALCLGGVGYTLASRLGYLDRLQRRFFPAAQEAIRLSPGDFPAGVSAPVADVASVPLRPVLIGFTPRGSASALLLATGGSVTLDVPAAPLGAAQGVLKTAYALDARAVLFAREEELRQALAAGAENGGVDMACLSVDRLAAWTPSLRDAAPRTVMLLGRSRGQEALAAVGVENLAALRGKRLGVYPGSSANYFAMWVLSRMGLRTTDVKWVDLPSTLDAGRALREGRADAVVGLWGDVELAARDRGGAVLATTADAPHLIATVLVTRGDFAARYPDAVRRVLRGLLDAGQSVQKDPGPAARMLGDVAPYLGDPTEAIRSAPPATLADNRAFFGLSGEAPVTYDELFQSASALFQKLKRGAVAPPAEDTRDLGALKYVSEARGP; via the coding sequence ATGAAGCTGCATCGCGGGCCAGGCCTCTTCCTCTTCCTTGCCCTGTGCCTGGGCGGCGTGGGCTACACGCTCGCGTCCCGGCTGGGGTACCTGGATCGCCTCCAGCGCCGCTTCTTTCCGGCGGCGCAGGAGGCGATTCGCCTTTCTCCCGGAGACTTTCCCGCGGGTGTGTCGGCGCCGGTGGCGGATGTGGCCTCGGTGCCGCTGCGGCCGGTGCTGATTGGCTTTACGCCGCGCGGCTCGGCCTCGGCGCTGCTGCTGGCCACGGGTGGCTCCGTGACGCTGGATGTGCCCGCGGCTCCTCTGGGGGCAGCGCAGGGCGTGCTCAAGACGGCGTATGCGCTGGATGCCCGCGCGGTGCTGTTCGCCCGAGAGGAGGAACTGCGGCAGGCGCTGGCGGCGGGCGCGGAGAACGGCGGGGTGGACATGGCCTGTCTCTCGGTGGACCGGCTGGCGGCCTGGACGCCCTCGCTGCGGGATGCGGCGCCGCGCACGGTGATGTTGCTAGGGCGCAGCCGCGGGCAGGAGGCGCTGGCGGCGGTGGGGGTGGAGAACCTGGCGGCCCTGCGCGGCAAGCGCCTGGGCGTGTACCCGGGCAGCTCGGCGAACTACTTCGCGATGTGGGTTCTGTCGCGCATGGGCCTGCGGACGACGGATGTGAAGTGGGTGGACTTGCCCTCCACGCTGGATGCGGGCCGCGCACTGCGCGAGGGCCGGGCGGATGCGGTGGTGGGGCTCTGGGGAGACGTGGAGCTGGCGGCGAGGGATCGCGGCGGAGCGGTGCTGGCGACGACGGCGGACGCGCCGCACTTGATTGCCACGGTGCTGGTGACGCGCGGGGACTTCGCGGCGCGCTACCCGGATGCGGTGCGGCGGGTGCTGCGTGGGCTGCTGGACGCGGGGCAGAGTGTTCAAAAGGACCCGGGCCCGGCGGCCCGGATGCTGGGGGACGTGGCGCCGTACCTGGGGGACCCGACCGAGGCCATCCGCTCGGCGCCTCCGGCGACACTGGCGGACAATCGAGCGTTCTTCGGGCTTTCCGGCGAGGCGCCTGTCACCTATGACGAGTTGTTCCAGAGCGCCTCGGCGCTGTTCCAGAAACTCAAGCGGGGGGCGGTGGCGCCACCCGCGGAGGACACGCGGGATCTTGGAGCGTTGAAGTACGTGTCGGAGGCCCGCGGTCCCTGA
- a CDS encoding GNAT family N-acetyltransferase: MSTSADAQLVFHEVTSERWRDFVKLFERRGNPSYCWCMPFRADGAETRKTDRASRKASMSKRVKGEVPIGLLGYLDDEPMAWCSIAPRETFRRLGGPKDPSEPSAEWVWSLTCFFIDRRLRGEGVMHQLLDAAIHHAKAQGATVLEAYPVDPDSPSYRFMGFVSTFVEAGFEEVGRAGTRRHVMRLALD; encoded by the coding sequence ATGAGTACCTCCGCGGACGCACAGCTCGTCTTTCACGAAGTCACCTCTGAGCGCTGGCGGGACTTCGTGAAGCTCTTCGAGCGCCGCGGCAATCCGTCGTACTGCTGGTGCATGCCCTTCCGAGCCGACGGCGCCGAGACACGCAAGACCGACAGGGCGAGCCGGAAGGCCTCCATGTCCAAGCGGGTCAAAGGAGAAGTGCCCATCGGTTTGCTCGGCTACCTCGATGACGAGCCGATGGCCTGGTGCTCCATCGCCCCGCGCGAGACGTTCCGCCGCCTCGGAGGGCCGAAAGATCCCTCGGAGCCCAGCGCCGAGTGGGTGTGGTCCCTCACCTGCTTCTTCATCGATCGCCGCCTCCGAGGCGAAGGCGTGATGCACCAACTGCTGGATGCCGCCATCCACCATGCGAAGGCCCAAGGGGCCACCGTGCTTGAGGCGTATCCCGTGGACCCCGACTCTCCCAGCTACCGCTTCATGGGCTTCGTCTCCACCTTCGTCGAAGCGGGGTTCGAGGAGGTCGGCCGCGCCGGGACTCGGCGCCACGTCATGCGGCTGGCGCTCGACTGA
- a CDS encoding serine/threonine-protein kinase: MKRPRSEEAHETVSFARTDREELGAPRGPDLPERTFPDGVRIAGRYQVLRFIAKGSQGEVYAVEDLSLHECVALKTIHPERASRPDALYRFKDELRLARRVTHPNVCRVFDLGEHLAVQEPSGKSHAVMFLTMELLEGETLQAYVARSGRLPPEQVLLLAEQMASALDAAHAARIIHRDFKSSNVVLIPSPASPASLRVVVTDFGLAMALAREKDASAPGAGDFIGTPSYMSPEQVRGEALSPASDIYSFGVVLYELATGRLPFDAETPLATASLRLDAPPTPPRSWVPELEPQWDTALLRCLALKPQDRFATAAEVVAALRSAPRSVQPPLASPQARRSLAVFTPRSLRASPETAWLSTALAEVLTAELSASGQVRLLSGEEVARMRRELSLPEEEGFARETLGRIRAHSLVDLVLTGTYLAIGAAGAATLRLDLSLRDAGSGETVAHVTEVGSEQDLLALLSRVGSALRQNLGLEPLTPEQALRVRGAMPSHPEAARLYAEGLAALRDYEAALAVERLQQVVEREPGFALAHSALAAAYQALFLAERAKKAARRAFELSEGLSPEERWLVQARHHEAQADWVSAIEAYRELVRLGPDSVEYGTALASAQMSAGKPREALATIEALRSLPAPLSEDARIDLVNATATSLTADFEASRRHAGLAVEKACHAGQWVLAASALISESFAVRNLGNPVQAVGLAAEAGQLFLKAGDRGGAIRAMLGQAIALIDLMRLRDAEGVTAEARRLLQEYRGSVLEGEALGIAGWVHCHLGDLDAALKFTREAVTLYQGLEMPAELSHHDVQGAVVLRHQGALEEAQRRLEAGCRVAQANGDDYTQAWAQQELGLLFMDRGYRLQARSRLERALTLRQARGFKAFVIETELELSKLALEEGLTDQALALAEQARAFYVEQQNRDREGLAHAQLARVFQAKGEATQARESLARAQALAANSEDVFIQADVLLTRAALALLGSPAEQEEAERQLPGFIERAQQAGLKGLEFRARLSLVALGRNRDADRTRAACSEIELAATRLGYMTLAQQARSLAGR, translated from the coding sequence ATGAAGCGCCCCCGCAGCGAGGAAGCTCACGAGACCGTGAGCTTCGCCCGGACCGATCGAGAGGAGCTGGGGGCGCCAAGAGGACCCGACCTGCCAGAGCGGACGTTCCCGGATGGCGTCCGGATCGCCGGGCGCTATCAGGTGCTGCGCTTCATCGCCAAGGGCAGCCAGGGCGAGGTGTACGCAGTGGAGGATCTCTCCCTCCACGAGTGCGTCGCCCTGAAGACCATTCACCCGGAGCGCGCCTCCCGGCCCGACGCGCTGTATCGGTTCAAGGACGAGCTGCGGTTGGCGCGCCGCGTAACACACCCGAATGTCTGCCGGGTCTTCGACTTGGGAGAGCACCTCGCGGTCCAGGAGCCCTCGGGGAAGTCCCACGCGGTGATGTTCCTCACCATGGAGCTGCTGGAAGGGGAGACCCTCCAGGCCTACGTGGCAAGGAGCGGCCGCCTCCCGCCGGAGCAAGTCCTGCTCCTGGCCGAGCAGATGGCCTCGGCGCTCGATGCGGCGCACGCGGCGCGGATCATCCACCGCGACTTCAAGAGCAGCAACGTGGTGCTCATCCCCTCTCCTGCTTCCCCGGCGAGTCTCCGGGTGGTGGTGACCGACTTTGGGCTCGCCATGGCCCTGGCCCGGGAGAAGGACGCGTCGGCTCCCGGGGCCGGAGACTTCATCGGGACGCCCAGCTACATGTCCCCCGAGCAGGTGCGCGGTGAGGCCCTCTCCCCGGCCTCGGACATCTACTCGTTCGGCGTGGTCCTCTATGAGCTGGCCACCGGGCGCCTCCCCTTCGATGCGGAGACGCCCCTGGCCACGGCCTCCCTGCGCCTGGATGCTCCGCCGACCCCGCCTCGGAGCTGGGTGCCCGAGCTGGAGCCGCAGTGGGACACGGCCCTGCTGCGCTGTCTGGCCCTGAAGCCCCAGGACCGCTTCGCCACCGCGGCGGAGGTGGTAGCCGCCCTCCGCTCTGCGCCGCGCTCGGTGCAGCCGCCTCTCGCCTCACCTCAGGCCCGCAGATCCTTGGCGGTGTTCACGCCTCGGAGCCTGAGGGCCAGCCCGGAGACGGCCTGGCTCTCCACGGCCCTCGCGGAGGTGCTCACCGCGGAGCTATCCGCCAGCGGTCAGGTGCGCCTGCTCTCCGGTGAAGAGGTGGCCCGCATGCGCCGGGAACTCTCCCTCCCCGAAGAGGAGGGCTTCGCCCGGGAGACCCTGGGACGCATCCGCGCGCACTCTCTCGTGGATCTGGTGCTCACGGGCACCTACCTCGCGATCGGAGCGGCGGGCGCCGCGACGCTGAGGCTTGACCTGAGCCTCCGCGATGCTGGAAGTGGCGAGACCGTCGCTCACGTGACGGAGGTGGGCTCGGAGCAGGACTTGTTGGCGCTCCTGTCTCGCGTGGGCAGTGCGCTCCGCCAGAACCTGGGGCTCGAGCCGCTGACTCCCGAGCAGGCCCTGCGTGTGCGCGGCGCCATGCCCTCCCACCCCGAGGCCGCTCGCCTCTACGCGGAGGGACTCGCCGCCCTGCGCGACTACGAGGCCGCCCTCGCCGTCGAGCGGCTCCAGCAGGTGGTGGAGCGAGAGCCGGGCTTCGCGCTGGCCCACTCCGCGCTCGCTGCGGCCTATCAAGCGCTCTTCCTCGCCGAGCGGGCCAAGAAGGCCGCGCGCCGGGCCTTCGAGCTGTCCGAGGGGCTCTCCCCCGAGGAGCGCTGGCTGGTCCAGGCCCGCCACCACGAGGCGCAGGCGGACTGGGTGTCCGCCATCGAGGCCTACCGCGAGCTCGTGAGGCTCGGCCCCGACTCCGTGGAGTACGGCACCGCCCTGGCGTCCGCTCAGATGTCGGCGGGAAAGCCTCGAGAGGCGCTCGCCACCATCGAGGCGCTGCGGAGCCTGCCCGCTCCGCTGAGCGAGGATGCGCGCATCGATCTGGTGAACGCGACTGCCACCTCGCTCACCGCCGACTTCGAGGCCTCCCGCAGGCACGCGGGGCTCGCGGTGGAGAAGGCGTGCCATGCCGGGCAGTGGGTGCTCGCCGCCTCCGCGCTGATCTCCGAGTCCTTCGCGGTCCGCAACCTGGGCAATCCCGTGCAAGCCGTGGGGCTCGCGGCGGAGGCCGGCCAGCTCTTCCTCAAGGCGGGAGATCGCGGCGGGGCCATCCGCGCCATGCTCGGACAGGCCATCGCGCTCATCGACTTGATGCGCCTGCGAGATGCCGAGGGCGTCACGGCGGAAGCGCGCCGGCTGCTGCAGGAATACCGGGGCTCCGTGCTCGAGGGCGAGGCGCTGGGAATCGCAGGCTGGGTGCATTGCCACCTGGGAGACCTCGACGCCGCGCTGAAGTTCACCCGTGAAGCCGTTACCCTCTATCAGGGCCTGGAGATGCCTGCGGAGCTGTCCCACCATGATGTCCAAGGGGCGGTGGTGCTGCGTCACCAGGGAGCGCTGGAGGAGGCCCAGCGGCGCCTGGAGGCCGGGTGCCGCGTCGCGCAGGCCAACGGGGACGACTACACCCAGGCCTGGGCACAGCAGGAACTGGGGTTGCTCTTCATGGACCGGGGATACCGGCTCCAGGCGCGGTCGCGGCTCGAGCGGGCGCTGACGCTGCGACAGGCCCGGGGCTTCAAGGCCTTCGTCATCGAGACCGAGCTGGAGCTGTCGAAGCTGGCGCTCGAGGAGGGGCTCACGGATCAGGCCCTCGCGCTGGCGGAGCAGGCTCGCGCCTTCTACGTGGAGCAGCAGAACCGCGACCGGGAGGGGCTGGCTCACGCGCAGTTGGCTCGGGTCTTCCAGGCCAAAGGAGAGGCCACGCAGGCTCGGGAGTCCCTGGCACGCGCCCAGGCGCTGGCGGCGAACAGCGAGGACGTGTTCATCCAAGCGGACGTCCTGCTCACCCGCGCGGCGCTGGCCTTGCTGGGCTCCCCTGCCGAGCAGGAGGAAGCGGAGCGTCAACTCCCAGGCTTCATCGAGCGGGCCCAGCAGGCCGGATTGAAAGGGCTGGAGTTCCGGGCGCGGCTGAGCCTGGTGGCGCTCGGGCGGAACCGTGACGCGGACCGGACTCGCGCTGCGTGCAGCGAGATCGAGCTGGCGGCCACGCGCCTTGGATACATGACACTCGCACAGCAAGCCCGTTCCCTGGCAGGGCGGTGA